Part of the Oceanispirochaeta sp. genome is shown below.
ACGGAATACAAGGGAAAAAAAGGCCGCTATCTGACAGCCTCCGGATATCGGGAAATTGCCCGGAACCAGGTCTATGACCGGGTGGGATTTTTATCCTCCCGCATCGATGAACTATCCTACCAGATGAATTTCAACTGGAAAAAGAGGACGGGTACGGTCCTGGTCAATGTGAGTCTTGTGCCTCTTGAAAACAGCTCTGTGGTGTACCATCTTATGGCACCGGTTTTTGAATCAGGCCTGACCATGGGGCAGAAGGTCGCTGTATTCTGTCCGGGTGAGAAAGTGGGGGATGTGGAGATTCCTGAAGGGTATTTCGGCATGGGAACGGTCTGCTCGATCACACTCAACGGTGTCTTTCTGCACAGCGGGATTCCTGTTACATCCGTCTTCGGGGGACTGCTGGAAGTGTCGGGCAGCCGTCCGGACCGCTTCGCTGCCATCATTAACTACAATGGTACAAGCCTTGATCCTTTAGAGATCTTTATCAGCAGCGGTATGACCGACTGCCGGGGTGCCGCGGAAGCGGGGCATGGTTTGATAGGAGCCAGTTTCAGGGAAATTCCCGCATCCAGTCTTGATGAGGTCACGGAAATTCATCAGCACCTGGTGGAAATGGGACTGGGAGGCATCCTGAAAGTAGGGTATTCCGGCCACTCTCTTCTTGAAATCCCTGTGGCAGACGGCAGGATCGGCATTATCACCGCCGGAGGGCTTAATTCCATCTCAGCCCTGGTGGAAGCGGATATTCCTGTGCGGTCAAAAGCACTCTCGGGACTCATTGAGTATGACAGGCTCATCATGTATACCGATCTTTTTGAAGAATTGGGCCGCACCCGCAGCTGATTCCCTTCAATCCCGATGGTGGAGGAGGGGGCGGATTTCTCCGGTTTCAAGATGCTTCAGAGAGCGGTGCTGACCCGGGGGGATGCCCTCAAGCCAGGTCAGGGCAATCTGCAGAATGTCTCCATGAGATACAATGAGGATCTGTTTCTTATCGAAACGTTTTTCCATCTCTTCGATGAAGCTCCGGAAGCGCATCTGCACTTCTCTTGGACTCTCCACATTCATGGCCCTGTTCTTATCGTTTTTAACATCTTCCATCCAGACCAGGCTGTAGTGTCTGTCCTCTGTCTTTTCATAATCACCAAAAGACCGCTCCCTCAGCAGGGGAGAGCTTTCGGGTGGAAGAGCTCCCAGAATTTCTGCTGCCACCTGGGCGGTCTCCCTTGTTCTGAGGAAGTCGGAGGACAGGATCAATGTTTCCCGGTTCAG
Proteins encoded:
- a CDS encoding NrpR regulatory domain-containing protein; protein product: MMENTDSKRLLILKILSEDDQPLSSQIIKERLQERGTALSERTVRFHMLALDKAGLTEYKGKKGRYLTASGYREIARNQVYDRVGFLSSRIDELSYQMNFNWKKRTGTVLVNVSLVPLENSSVVYHLMAPVFESGLTMGQKVAVFCPGEKVGDVEIPEGYFGMGTVCSITLNGVFLHSGIPVTSVFGGLLEVSGSRPDRFAAIINYNGTSLDPLEIFISSGMTDCRGAAEAGHGLIGASFREIPASSLDEVTEIHQHLVEMGLGGILKVGYSGHSLLEIPVADGRIGIITAGGLNSISALVEADIPVRSKALSGLIEYDRLIMYTDLFEELGRTRS
- a CDS encoding histidine phosphatase family protein encodes the protein MDKIIRPYAVCPEGLHNSYYLMRHGRSLANEEGLIISHYDNGADHYGLSETGREQIRNILQEQSLLNRETLILSSDFLRTRETAQVAAEILGALPPESSPLLRERSFGDYEKTEDRHYSLVWMEDVKNDKNRAMNVESPREVQMRFRSFIEEMEKRFDKKQILIVSHGDILQIALTWLEGIPPGQHRSLKHLETGEIRPLLHHRD